A single window of Salvia splendens isolate huo1 chromosome 8, SspV2, whole genome shotgun sequence DNA harbors:
- the LOC121744190 gene encoding mucin-5AC-like isoform X7, whose amino-acid sequence MTDEKKPAEPPAPIDTKPPAPVDQTPPAPIDPTPPAPVDQTPPAPLDSTPPAPVDQTPPAPVDSTPPAPVDLTPPAPVDPTPTSPVDPTPPAPVDQTPPAPVDITPPAPVDQTPSAPVDSTPPAPVNQNPPAPVDITPPAPVDQAPSAPVDSTPPAPVNQTPSAPVDQTPPAPVDQTPPAPVDITPPAPVDQTPSAPVDSTPPAPVNQTPSAPVDQTPPAPVDQTPSSPVDSTPPAPVNQTSFAPVDQTPPAPVDSTPPAPIDPTPRAPVDQTLPAPVNKTPSAPVDQTPSAPVDQTPPAPVDQTPPAPVDEIPPAPVDKTPPPEEKVTAQEMCDALYNLPWSSIFAPYPHIEYQGGTNFIYCDSSSTDGSSSEDDDIAPVVDLANHPELPLCETGPSSPVLSPTERADTQNLVYARLCETWLLSPVHSPTEGAVTENLSDHLCKIGSSSPVLSPTEGAIAENLPDHKCEAEPSSPVLSPLEGAVAKNLSDHLISETAPSSPVLSPPEGAVAENVSDHISETGSSSPVLLPPEGAVAENLSDHISETGSSSPIVLPPEGAIEENLPDHKCEIAPSSPVLSPPEGAVAENLDHISETGSSSPVLLPPEGAVAENLSDHIYETGSSSPIVIPPEGAIAENLPDHKCETAPSSLVLSPPEGAVAKTLSDHIWENGPPSPVLSSLEGDIENEPYYRDDSEDVDRYDPYVFFRIGAGLLNMDNICFMNSVLQCLVHTVPFYEAIMYQNNPLLCVCPNGKFCIKCSLEELFRSLTSGRKYFVPQTLVQNLSHISPTFKVGRQEDAHEFLLNLWNKLMECDKYRDDMDNEHKIFVARLFGGRLVNKVMCSCGKISSKTEDVWDLQLPIENSDTLIGALQAYIVTIVPDFRCENCGNEGIVQKIDLDRLQPVVTFHLKRFDRLNNKIKKHVSFPPQLDLKPFTPRKVTFPFTSVGKMHIYYELYAIVVHEGETPVAGHYYSIIRLNANEWYKYDDSRITAVDEEEVFKQMAYILFYRPADSTSFTDAVRALRSERARGDKKGKWQIQKRRR is encoded by the exons ATGACGGATGAAAAGAAACCCGCTGAACCACCTGCTCCGATCGATACAAAACCGCCTGCTCCGGTCGATCAAACGCCTCCTGCTCCGATTGATCCAACCCCTCCTGCTCCAGTCGATCAAACCCCTCCTGCCCCGCTCGATTCAACACCGCCTGCTCCGGTCGATCAAACGCCTCCTGCCCCGGTCGATTCAACACCGCCTGCTCCGGTCGATTTAACACCACCTGCTCCGGTTGATCCAACCCCGACTTCTCCAGTCGATCCAACCCCTCCTGCTCCGGTCGATCAAACGCCTCCTGCTCCGGTTGATATAACCCCTCCTGCTCCGGTCGATCAAACCCCTTCTGCCCCTGTCGATTCAACACCGCCTGCTCCGGTCAATCAAAACCCTCCTGCTCCGGTTGATATAACCCCTCCTGCTCCGGTCGATCAAGCCCCTTCTGCTCCTGTCGATTCAACACCGCCTGCTCCGGTCAATCAAACCCCTTCTGCTCCGGTCGATCAAACCCCTCCTGCTCCGGTCGATCAAACCCCTCCTGCTCCGGTTGATATAACCCCTCCTGCTCCGGTCGATCAAACCCCTTCTGCTCCGGTCGATTCAACACCGCCTGCTCCGGTCAATCAAACCCCTTCTGCTCCGGTCGATCAAACCCCTCCTGCTCCGGTCGATCAAACCCCTTCTTCTCCGGTCGATTCAACACCGCCTGCTCCGGTCAATCAAACCTCTTTTGCTCCGGTCGATCAAACCCCTCCTGCTCCGGTCGATTCAACACCGCCTGCTCCGATTGATCCAACCCCTCGTGCTCCGGTCGATCAAACCCTTCCTGCTCCGGTCAATAAAACCCCTTCTGCTCCGGTCGATCAAACCCCTTCTGCTCCGGTCGATCAAACCCCTCCTGCTCCGGTCGATCAAACCCCTCCTGCTCCGGTCGATGAAATCCCTCCTGCTCCGGTCGATAAAACCCCGCCTCCCGAGGAGAAGGTGACTGCACAGGAAATGTGCGACGCGCTCTACAACTTACCGTGGAGTTCGATTTTCGCTCCCTATCCTCATATTGAATATCAAGGAGGAACGAATTTCATATATTGTGATAGTTCTTCCACTGATGGCAGTAGTAGTGAAGACGATGACATAGCTCCAGTTGTTGACTTGGCGAACCATCCTGAACTCCCA TTATGTGAGACCGGGCCTTCATCTCCGGTTCTATCACCTACGGAAAGGGCTGATACACAAAATCTTGTTTACGCC CGGTTATGTGAGACATGGCTTTTATCTCCGGTTCATTCACCTACGGAAGGGGCCGTAACAGAAAATCTATCCGATCAT TTATGTAAGATCGGGTCTTCATCTCCGGTTCTTTCGCCTACGGAAGGAGCCATTGCAGAAAATCTACCCGATCAT AAATGTGAGGCCGAGCCTTCATCTCCTGTTCTTTCACCTCTGGAAGGGGCCGTAGCAAAAAATCTATCCGATCAT CTGATATCTGAGACCGCGCCTTCATCTCCGGTTCTTTCACCTCCGGAAGGGGCCGTAGCAGAAAATGTATCCGATCAT ATATCTGAGACCGGATCTTCATCTCCTGTTCTTTTACCTCCGGAAGGGGCCGTAGCAGAAAATCTATCCGATCAT ATATCTGAGACCGGGTCTTCATCTCCGATTGTTTTACCTCCGGAAGGTGCCATAGAAGAAAATCTACCCGATCAT AAATGTGAGATTGCGCCTTCATCTCCGGTTCTTTCACCTCCAGAAGGGGCCGTAGCAGAAAATCTAGATCAT ATATCTGAGACCGGATCTTCATCTCCTGTTCTTTTACCTCCGGAAGGGGCCGTAGCAGAAAATCTATCTGATCAT ATATATGAGACCGGGTCTTCATCTCCGATTGTTATACCTCCGGAAGGTGCCATAGCAGAAAATCTACCCGATCAT AAATGTGAGACCGCGCCTTCGTCTCTGGTTCTTTCACCTCCAGAAGGGGCCGTAGCAAAAACTCTATCCGATCAT ATATGGGAGAACGGGCCTCCGTCTCCAGTTCTTTCATCCCTGGAAGGGGACATAGAAAATGAACCTTATTATAGA GATGATTCGGAAGATGTTGATAGATATGATCCATATGTGTTCTTTCGTATA GGAGCTGGGCTGCTGAATATGGACAATATATGCTTCATGAATTCGGTTTTGCAATGCTTGGTGCATACTGTGCCATTTTATGAGGCCATTATGTACCAAAATAACCCATTGCTGTGTGTTT GTCCCAATGGAAAGTTTTGTATAAAGTGCAGCCTCGAAGAGCTATTTCGATCACTTACTTCAGGAAGGAAATATTTTGTGCCTCAGACACTAGTCCAGAATTTAAGCC ACATTTCACCTACCTTCAAAGTGGGTCGACAGGAGGATGCTCATGAATTCCTTTTGAATTTATGGAATAAACTAATGGAGTGTGACAAGTATCGTGACGATATGGATAATGAACATAAAATCTTTGTGGCACGACTGTTTGGTGGCCGTCTTGTCAACAAG GTCATGTGTTCATGTGGTAAGATTTCTAGTAAGACAGAGGATGTATGGGACCTGCAATTACCTATCGAGAATTCGGACACTCTCATCGGTGCTCTGCAAGCTTATATAGTAACAATAGTACCTGACTTTCGCTGTGAAAATTGTGGGAATGAAGGTATCGTACAGAAAATTGACCTGGATCGGCTTCAACCTGTTGTCACGTTTCACCTGAAGAGGTTTGACAGACTGAACAACAAAATCAAAAAGCATGTGTCATTTCCACCTCAGTTGGACTTGAAGCCTTTCACTCCTAGAAAAGTGACTTTTCCCTTCACTAGTGTAGGCAAA ATGCATATATACTACGAGCTCTATGCTATTGTAGTGCATGAAGGGGAGACACCAGTCGCAGGTCATTACTACAGCATTATTCGCTTGAACGCCAATGAGTGGTACAAATATGATGATTCACGA ATTACAGCTGTAGATGAAGAAGAAGTTTTCAAGCAGATGGCCTATATTCTTTTCTATCGTCCGGCCGACTCGACCAGCTTTACAGATGCCGTTCGAGCTCTGCGATCAGAGCGTGCACGGGGTGATAAAAAGGGAAAATGGCAGATTCAGAAACGAAGGAGATAA
- the LOC121744190 gene encoding calphotin-like isoform X11: protein MTDEKKPAEPPAPIDTKPPAPVDQTPPAPIDPTPPAPVDQTPPAPLDSTPPAPVDQTPPAPVDSTPPAPVDLTPPAPVDPTPTSPVDPTPPAPVDQTPPAPVDITPPAPVDQTPSAPVDSTPPAPVNQNPPAPVDITPPAPVDQAPSAPVDSTPPAPVNQTPSAPVDQTPPAPVDQTPPAPVDITPPAPVDQTPSAPVDSTPPAPVNQTPSAPVDQTPPAPVDQTPSSPVDSTPPAPVNQTSFAPVDQTPPAPVDSTPPAPIDPTPRAPVDQTLPAPVNKTPSAPVDQTPSAPVDQTPPAPVDQTPPAPVDEIPPAPVDKTPPPEEKVTAQEMCDALYNLPWSSIFAPYPHIEYQGGTNFIYCDSSSTDGSSSEDDDIAPVVDLANHPELPLCETGPSSPVLSPTERADTQNLVYARLCETWLLSPVHSPTEGAVTENLSDHLCKIGSSSPVLSPTEGAIAENLPDHKCEAEPSSPVLSPLEGAVAKNLSDHISETGSSSPIVLPPEGAIEENLPDHKCEIAPSSPVLSPPEGAVAENLDHISETGSSSPVLLPPEGAVAENLSDHIYETGSSSPIVIPPEGAIAENLPDHKCETAPSSLVLSPPEGAVAKTLSDHKQLPATGALSPVFSPRLLAIAETLSDHIWENGPPSPVLSSLEGDIENEPYYRDDSEDVDRYDPYVFFRIGAGLLNMDNICFMNSVLQCLVHTVPFYEAIMYQNNPLLCVCPNGKFCIKCSLEELFRSLTSGRKYFVPQTLVQNLSHISPTFKVGRQEDAHEFLLNLWNKLMECDKYRDDMDNEHKIFVARLFGGRLVNKVMCSCGKISSKTEDVWDLQLPIENSDTLIGALQAYIVTIVPDFRCENCGNEGIVQKIDLDRLQPVVTFHLKRFDRLNNKIKKHVSFPPQLDLKPFTPRKVTFPFTSVGKMHIYYELYAIVVHEGETPVAGHYYSIIRLNANEWYKYDDSRITAVDEEEVFKQMAYILFYRPADSTSFTDAVRALRSERARGDKKGKWQIQKRRR from the exons ATGACGGATGAAAAGAAACCCGCTGAACCACCTGCTCCGATCGATACAAAACCGCCTGCTCCGGTCGATCAAACGCCTCCTGCTCCGATTGATCCAACCCCTCCTGCTCCAGTCGATCAAACCCCTCCTGCCCCGCTCGATTCAACACCGCCTGCTCCGGTCGATCAAACGCCTCCTGCCCCGGTCGATTCAACACCGCCTGCTCCGGTCGATTTAACACCACCTGCTCCGGTTGATCCAACCCCGACTTCTCCAGTCGATCCAACCCCTCCTGCTCCGGTCGATCAAACGCCTCCTGCTCCGGTTGATATAACCCCTCCTGCTCCGGTCGATCAAACCCCTTCTGCCCCTGTCGATTCAACACCGCCTGCTCCGGTCAATCAAAACCCTCCTGCTCCGGTTGATATAACCCCTCCTGCTCCGGTCGATCAAGCCCCTTCTGCTCCTGTCGATTCAACACCGCCTGCTCCGGTCAATCAAACCCCTTCTGCTCCGGTCGATCAAACCCCTCCTGCTCCGGTCGATCAAACCCCTCCTGCTCCGGTTGATATAACCCCTCCTGCTCCGGTCGATCAAACCCCTTCTGCTCCGGTCGATTCAACACCGCCTGCTCCGGTCAATCAAACCCCTTCTGCTCCGGTCGATCAAACCCCTCCTGCTCCGGTCGATCAAACCCCTTCTTCTCCGGTCGATTCAACACCGCCTGCTCCGGTCAATCAAACCTCTTTTGCTCCGGTCGATCAAACCCCTCCTGCTCCGGTCGATTCAACACCGCCTGCTCCGATTGATCCAACCCCTCGTGCTCCGGTCGATCAAACCCTTCCTGCTCCGGTCAATAAAACCCCTTCTGCTCCGGTCGATCAAACCCCTTCTGCTCCGGTCGATCAAACCCCTCCTGCTCCGGTCGATCAAACCCCTCCTGCTCCGGTCGATGAAATCCCTCCTGCTCCGGTCGATAAAACCCCGCCTCCCGAGGAGAAGGTGACTGCACAGGAAATGTGCGACGCGCTCTACAACTTACCGTGGAGTTCGATTTTCGCTCCCTATCCTCATATTGAATATCAAGGAGGAACGAATTTCATATATTGTGATAGTTCTTCCACTGATGGCAGTAGTAGTGAAGACGATGACATAGCTCCAGTTGTTGACTTGGCGAACCATCCTGAACTCCCA TTATGTGAGACCGGGCCTTCATCTCCGGTTCTATCACCTACGGAAAGGGCTGATACACAAAATCTTGTTTACGCC CGGTTATGTGAGACATGGCTTTTATCTCCGGTTCATTCACCTACGGAAGGGGCCGTAACAGAAAATCTATCCGATCAT TTATGTAAGATCGGGTCTTCATCTCCGGTTCTTTCGCCTACGGAAGGAGCCATTGCAGAAAATCTACCCGATCAT AAATGTGAGGCCGAGCCTTCATCTCCTGTTCTTTCACCTCTGGAAGGGGCCGTAGCAAAAAATCTATCCGATCAT ATATCTGAGACCGGGTCTTCATCTCCGATTGTTTTACCTCCGGAAGGTGCCATAGAAGAAAATCTACCCGATCAT AAATGTGAGATTGCGCCTTCATCTCCGGTTCTTTCACCTCCAGAAGGGGCCGTAGCAGAAAATCTAGATCAT ATATCTGAGACCGGATCTTCATCTCCTGTTCTTTTACCTCCGGAAGGGGCCGTAGCAGAAAATCTATCTGATCAT ATATATGAGACCGGGTCTTCATCTCCGATTGTTATACCTCCGGAAGGTGCCATAGCAGAAAATCTACCCGATCAT AAATGTGAGACCGCGCCTTCGTCTCTGGTTCTTTCACCTCCAGAAGGGGCCGTAGCAAAAACTCTATCCGATCAT AAGCAGTTACCTGCGACTGGGGCTTTATCTCCGGTTTTTTCACCTCGGCTATTGGCCATAGCAGAAACTCTATCCGATCAT ATATGGGAGAACGGGCCTCCGTCTCCAGTTCTTTCATCCCTGGAAGGGGACATAGAAAATGAACCTTATTATAGA GATGATTCGGAAGATGTTGATAGATATGATCCATATGTGTTCTTTCGTATA GGAGCTGGGCTGCTGAATATGGACAATATATGCTTCATGAATTCGGTTTTGCAATGCTTGGTGCATACTGTGCCATTTTATGAGGCCATTATGTACCAAAATAACCCATTGCTGTGTGTTT GTCCCAATGGAAAGTTTTGTATAAAGTGCAGCCTCGAAGAGCTATTTCGATCACTTACTTCAGGAAGGAAATATTTTGTGCCTCAGACACTAGTCCAGAATTTAAGCC ACATTTCACCTACCTTCAAAGTGGGTCGACAGGAGGATGCTCATGAATTCCTTTTGAATTTATGGAATAAACTAATGGAGTGTGACAAGTATCGTGACGATATGGATAATGAACATAAAATCTTTGTGGCACGACTGTTTGGTGGCCGTCTTGTCAACAAG GTCATGTGTTCATGTGGTAAGATTTCTAGTAAGACAGAGGATGTATGGGACCTGCAATTACCTATCGAGAATTCGGACACTCTCATCGGTGCTCTGCAAGCTTATATAGTAACAATAGTACCTGACTTTCGCTGTGAAAATTGTGGGAATGAAGGTATCGTACAGAAAATTGACCTGGATCGGCTTCAACCTGTTGTCACGTTTCACCTGAAGAGGTTTGACAGACTGAACAACAAAATCAAAAAGCATGTGTCATTTCCACCTCAGTTGGACTTGAAGCCTTTCACTCCTAGAAAAGTGACTTTTCCCTTCACTAGTGTAGGCAAA ATGCATATATACTACGAGCTCTATGCTATTGTAGTGCATGAAGGGGAGACACCAGTCGCAGGTCATTACTACAGCATTATTCGCTTGAACGCCAATGAGTGGTACAAATATGATGATTCACGA ATTACAGCTGTAGATGAAGAAGAAGTTTTCAAGCAGATGGCCTATATTCTTTTCTATCGTCCGGCCGACTCGACCAGCTTTACAGATGCCGTTCGAGCTCTGCGATCAGAGCGTGCACGGGGTGATAAAAAGGGAAAATGGCAGATTCAGAAACGAAGGAGATAA
- the LOC121744190 gene encoding mucin-5AC-like isoform X6 yields the protein MTDEKKPAEPPAPIDTKPPAPVDQTPPAPIDPTPPAPVDQTPPAPLDSTPPAPVDQTPPAPVDSTPPAPVDLTPPAPVDPTPTSPVDPTPPAPVDQTPPAPVDITPPAPVDQTPSAPVDSTPPAPVNQNPPAPVDITPPAPVDQAPSAPVDSTPPAPVNQTPSAPVDQTPPAPVDQTPPAPVDITPPAPVDQTPSAPVDSTPPAPVNQTPSAPVDQTPPAPVDQTPSSPVDSTPPAPVNQTSFAPVDQTPPAPVDSTPPAPIDPTPRAPVDQTLPAPVNKTPSAPVDQTPSAPVDQTPPAPVDQTPPAPVDEIPPAPVDKTPPPEEKVTAQEMCDALYNLPWSSIFAPYPHIEYQGGTNFIYCDSSSTDGSSSEDDDIAPVVDLANHPELPLCETGPSSPVLSPTERADTQNLVYARLCETWLLSPVHSPTEGAVTENLSDHLCKIGSSSPVLSPTEGAIAENLPDHKCEAEPSSPVLSPLEGAVAKNLSDHISETGSSSPVLLPPEGAVAENLSDHISETGSSSPIVLPPEGAIEENLPDHKCEIAPSSPVLSPPEGAVAENLDHISETGSSSPVLLPPEGAVAENLSDHIYETGSSSPIVIPPEGAIAENLPDHKCETAPSSLVLSPPEGAVAKTLSDHKQLPATGALSPVFSPRLLAIAETLSDHIWENGPPSPVLSSLEGDIENEPYYRDDSEDVDRYDPYVFFRIGAGLLNMDNICFMNSVLQCLVHTVPFYEAIMYQNNPLLCVCPNGKFCIKCSLEELFRSLTSGRKYFVPQTLVQNLSHISPTFKVGRQEDAHEFLLNLWNKLMECDKYRDDMDNEHKIFVARLFGGRLVNKVMCSCGKISSKTEDVWDLQLPIENSDTLIGALQAYIVTIVPDFRCENCGNEGIVQKIDLDRLQPVVTFHLKRFDRLNNKIKKHVSFPPQLDLKPFTPRKVTFPFTSVGKMHIYYELYAIVVHEGETPVAGHYYSIIRLNANEWYKYDDSRITAVDEEEVFKQMAYILFYRPADSTSFTDAVRALRSERARGDKKGKWQIQKRRR from the exons ATGACGGATGAAAAGAAACCCGCTGAACCACCTGCTCCGATCGATACAAAACCGCCTGCTCCGGTCGATCAAACGCCTCCTGCTCCGATTGATCCAACCCCTCCTGCTCCAGTCGATCAAACCCCTCCTGCCCCGCTCGATTCAACACCGCCTGCTCCGGTCGATCAAACGCCTCCTGCCCCGGTCGATTCAACACCGCCTGCTCCGGTCGATTTAACACCACCTGCTCCGGTTGATCCAACCCCGACTTCTCCAGTCGATCCAACCCCTCCTGCTCCGGTCGATCAAACGCCTCCTGCTCCGGTTGATATAACCCCTCCTGCTCCGGTCGATCAAACCCCTTCTGCCCCTGTCGATTCAACACCGCCTGCTCCGGTCAATCAAAACCCTCCTGCTCCGGTTGATATAACCCCTCCTGCTCCGGTCGATCAAGCCCCTTCTGCTCCTGTCGATTCAACACCGCCTGCTCCGGTCAATCAAACCCCTTCTGCTCCGGTCGATCAAACCCCTCCTGCTCCGGTCGATCAAACCCCTCCTGCTCCGGTTGATATAACCCCTCCTGCTCCGGTCGATCAAACCCCTTCTGCTCCGGTCGATTCAACACCGCCTGCTCCGGTCAATCAAACCCCTTCTGCTCCGGTCGATCAAACCCCTCCTGCTCCGGTCGATCAAACCCCTTCTTCTCCGGTCGATTCAACACCGCCTGCTCCGGTCAATCAAACCTCTTTTGCTCCGGTCGATCAAACCCCTCCTGCTCCGGTCGATTCAACACCGCCTGCTCCGATTGATCCAACCCCTCGTGCTCCGGTCGATCAAACCCTTCCTGCTCCGGTCAATAAAACCCCTTCTGCTCCGGTCGATCAAACCCCTTCTGCTCCGGTCGATCAAACCCCTCCTGCTCCGGTCGATCAAACCCCTCCTGCTCCGGTCGATGAAATCCCTCCTGCTCCGGTCGATAAAACCCCGCCTCCCGAGGAGAAGGTGACTGCACAGGAAATGTGCGACGCGCTCTACAACTTACCGTGGAGTTCGATTTTCGCTCCCTATCCTCATATTGAATATCAAGGAGGAACGAATTTCATATATTGTGATAGTTCTTCCACTGATGGCAGTAGTAGTGAAGACGATGACATAGCTCCAGTTGTTGACTTGGCGAACCATCCTGAACTCCCA TTATGTGAGACCGGGCCTTCATCTCCGGTTCTATCACCTACGGAAAGGGCTGATACACAAAATCTTGTTTACGCC CGGTTATGTGAGACATGGCTTTTATCTCCGGTTCATTCACCTACGGAAGGGGCCGTAACAGAAAATCTATCCGATCAT TTATGTAAGATCGGGTCTTCATCTCCGGTTCTTTCGCCTACGGAAGGAGCCATTGCAGAAAATCTACCCGATCAT AAATGTGAGGCCGAGCCTTCATCTCCTGTTCTTTCACCTCTGGAAGGGGCCGTAGCAAAAAATCTATCCGATCAT ATATCTGAGACCGGATCTTCATCTCCTGTTCTTTTACCTCCGGAAGGGGCCGTAGCAGAAAATCTATCCGATCAT ATATCTGAGACCGGGTCTTCATCTCCGATTGTTTTACCTCCGGAAGGTGCCATAGAAGAAAATCTACCCGATCAT AAATGTGAGATTGCGCCTTCATCTCCGGTTCTTTCACCTCCAGAAGGGGCCGTAGCAGAAAATCTAGATCAT ATATCTGAGACCGGATCTTCATCTCCTGTTCTTTTACCTCCGGAAGGGGCCGTAGCAGAAAATCTATCTGATCAT ATATATGAGACCGGGTCTTCATCTCCGATTGTTATACCTCCGGAAGGTGCCATAGCAGAAAATCTACCCGATCAT AAATGTGAGACCGCGCCTTCGTCTCTGGTTCTTTCACCTCCAGAAGGGGCCGTAGCAAAAACTCTATCCGATCAT AAGCAGTTACCTGCGACTGGGGCTTTATCTCCGGTTTTTTCACCTCGGCTATTGGCCATAGCAGAAACTCTATCCGATCAT ATATGGGAGAACGGGCCTCCGTCTCCAGTTCTTTCATCCCTGGAAGGGGACATAGAAAATGAACCTTATTATAGA GATGATTCGGAAGATGTTGATAGATATGATCCATATGTGTTCTTTCGTATA GGAGCTGGGCTGCTGAATATGGACAATATATGCTTCATGAATTCGGTTTTGCAATGCTTGGTGCATACTGTGCCATTTTATGAGGCCATTATGTACCAAAATAACCCATTGCTGTGTGTTT GTCCCAATGGAAAGTTTTGTATAAAGTGCAGCCTCGAAGAGCTATTTCGATCACTTACTTCAGGAAGGAAATATTTTGTGCCTCAGACACTAGTCCAGAATTTAAGCC ACATTTCACCTACCTTCAAAGTGGGTCGACAGGAGGATGCTCATGAATTCCTTTTGAATTTATGGAATAAACTAATGGAGTGTGACAAGTATCGTGACGATATGGATAATGAACATAAAATCTTTGTGGCACGACTGTTTGGTGGCCGTCTTGTCAACAAG GTCATGTGTTCATGTGGTAAGATTTCTAGTAAGACAGAGGATGTATGGGACCTGCAATTACCTATCGAGAATTCGGACACTCTCATCGGTGCTCTGCAAGCTTATATAGTAACAATAGTACCTGACTTTCGCTGTGAAAATTGTGGGAATGAAGGTATCGTACAGAAAATTGACCTGGATCGGCTTCAACCTGTTGTCACGTTTCACCTGAAGAGGTTTGACAGACTGAACAACAAAATCAAAAAGCATGTGTCATTTCCACCTCAGTTGGACTTGAAGCCTTTCACTCCTAGAAAAGTGACTTTTCCCTTCACTAGTGTAGGCAAA ATGCATATATACTACGAGCTCTATGCTATTGTAGTGCATGAAGGGGAGACACCAGTCGCAGGTCATTACTACAGCATTATTCGCTTGAACGCCAATGAGTGGTACAAATATGATGATTCACGA ATTACAGCTGTAGATGAAGAAGAAGTTTTCAAGCAGATGGCCTATATTCTTTTCTATCGTCCGGCCGACTCGACCAGCTTTACAGATGCCGTTCGAGCTCTGCGATCAGAGCGTGCACGGGGTGATAAAAAGGGAAAATGGCAGATTCAGAAACGAAGGAGATAA